One genomic region from Acidimicrobiales bacterium encodes:
- a CDS encoding oxidoreductase produces MPTFTASDLPDMKSRTVIVTGSNSGIGRAAARALASRGARVVLAVRNLDKGREAAETMQGDTEVRSLDLASLESVRRFAVEWNGDVDILINNAGVMVPPLARTVDGFEMQLGTNHLGHFALTNLLLDRITSRVVTISSYVHHFAKVDFDDLNWERKRYRAWRAYGQSKLANLLFTADLQRRLAAAGSNVTAVAAHPGYAATNLQSHSGRRSMDFFMAIGNRLFAQDDQGGALPTLYAAVADIPGNSYVGPGGFMEQRGSPKLVGRSRAARDADAARRLWEVSEELTGVKFPLQTPAD; encoded by the coding sequence ATGCCGACATTCACCGCCTCAGACCTTCCCGATATGAAGAGCCGTACCGTCATCGTCACGGGCTCCAACAGCGGTATCGGTCGAGCCGCGGCACGTGCCCTGGCGTCGAGGGGAGCCCGTGTCGTCCTCGCGGTCCGCAACCTCGACAAAGGTCGAGAGGCGGCAGAGACGATGCAGGGCGACACCGAGGTCCGCAGCCTCGATCTCGCCAGCCTCGAGTCCGTGCGCCGGTTCGCGGTGGAATGGAACGGCGACGTGGACATCCTCATCAACAACGCCGGGGTAATGGTGCCGCCACTGGCCCGCACCGTCGACGGTTTCGAGATGCAGCTCGGCACGAACCACCTCGGGCATTTCGCGCTGACCAACCTGCTGCTCGATCGCATCACGAGCCGTGTGGTGACCATCTCCTCCTACGTTCACCACTTCGCGAAGGTCGATTTCGACGACCTCAACTGGGAGCGCAAGCGCTACCGGGCGTGGCGTGCCTATGGGCAATCCAAGCTCGCGAACCTGCTGTTCACCGCCGATCTACAGCGACGCTTGGCCGCCGCGGGATCCAACGTCACGGCGGTGGCGGCCCACCCCGGATACGCCGCCACCAACCTCCAGTCGCACAGCGGACGGCGCTCGATGGATTTCTTCATGGCCATCGGCAACCGCCTTTTCGCACAGGACGACCAGGGCGGCGCCCTGCCGACGTTGTACGCGGCAGTCGCTGACATCCCGGGCAACAGCTACGTCGGTCCGGGCGGATTCATGGAGCAACGTGGCTCGCCCAAGCTCGTCGGGCGTTCCCGAGCAGCTCGCGACGCGGACGCCGCACGACGTCTCTGGGAGGTGTCCGAAGAACTGACCGGAGTGAAGTTCCCTCTGCAAACGCCGGCTGACTGA